The Sphaeramia orbicularis chromosome 18, fSphaOr1.1, whole genome shotgun sequence genome contains a region encoding:
- the LOC115438268 gene encoding claudin domain-containing protein 1-like, translating to MVDNRYATALVIACVLSVLATVYLSVAVGTQHWYQYSSPTVRGEANVSDLRSLYEEFMDGEFDEKTYSDTLFRLNGTVGLWWRCVLVPSGTHWYKEPGAKMVLECRSFSLPQQFTPKYKEPGNHNSGEDLLRTYLWRCQFLLPLVSLGLVVLAGLTGFCACLCRSLTPTLGIGVLHLLAGLCTLATVCCYLAGMDLLHRVSMLPDKVDGSLGWSLYLALISSPLHMMAAALLVWAARSHSQNYYRMTAYRVA from the exons ATGGTGGACAACCGCTACGCCACCGCTCTGGTTATCGCCTGCGTCCTGAGCGTTCTGGCCACCGTGTATCTGTCTGTGGCCGTGGGGACGCAGCACTGGTACCAGTACAGCAGCCCCACCGTGCGCGGAGAGGCCAACGTGTCCGACCTGCGCTCCCTGTACGAGGAGTTCATGGACGGAGAGTTTGACGAGAAAACCTACAGCGACACCTTGTTCCGCCTCAACGGCACCGTGGGCCTGTGGTGGCGCTGCGTTCTGGTTCCATCCGGCACCCACTGGTACAAGGAGCCGG GTGCCAAGATGGTGCTGGAGTGTCGAAGCTTCAGTCTACCTCAGCAGTTCACTCCAAAGTACAAAGAACCCGGCAACCACAACAGTGGCGAGGACCTGCTGCGTACCT ACCTGTGGAGGTGCCAGTTTCTGTTGCCGCTGGTGTCTTTGGGTCTGGTTGTCTTAGCAGGTCTGACTGGGTTCTGTGCCTGTCTCTGTCGAAGCCTCACCCCCACCCTAGGTATAGGAGTTCTTCATCTGCTGGCTG GTCTCTGCACTTTAGCCACAGTCTGCTGTTACCTGGCAGGGATGGACCTGCTCCATCGAGTTTCAATGTTACCAGACAAGGTGGACGGCTCTCTGGGCTGGTCGCTCTACTTAGCCCTCATCTCCTCGCCGCTCCACATGATGGCTGCCGCTCTGTTGGTATGGGCAGCTCGTAGCCACAGCCAGAACTACTACCGCATGACCGCCTACCGGGTGGCGTAG